The following are encoded together in the Pedobacter steynii genome:
- a CDS encoding GNAT family N-acetyltransferase, giving the protein MILLRKGKEKDLSVIQQIAHIACPPSYEKILSGEQIENMLDRMYNKGILLEQLLGGYVFLIAEINSKDVGFVSYSVIEAINKVYKLHKLYVLPECHGKGVGKFLINEVLDKVKAEGGRRLELNIHRENKARDFYESAGFTKKETVNLDLGNGFFITDEVMEKII; this is encoded by the coding sequence ATGATCCTGCTTAGAAAAGGAAAAGAGAAAGACCTGTCGGTGATTCAGCAAATTGCCCATATTGCCTGTCCCCCTTCTTATGAAAAGATTCTCAGTGGGGAACAAATTGAAAATATGTTGGACAGAATGTATAATAAAGGGATTCTGCTGGAACAACTGCTGGGTGGGTATGTGTTTCTGATTGCAGAAATCAATTCTAAAGATGTAGGCTTTGTTTCTTATTCTGTGATTGAAGCGATTAATAAAGTCTATAAGCTGCATAAACTTTACGTTTTACCGGAATGTCATGGAAAGGGAGTCGGAAAATTTCTGATCAACGAGGTCCTTGACAAGGTAAAGGCAGAAGGTGGACGCAGGCTGGAATTGAATATTCACCGGGAAAATAAGGCAAGAGATTTTTATGAAAGCGCAGGCTTTACTAAAAAAGAAACCGTTAACCTTGATTTAGGCAACGGTTTCTTTATAACTGATGAGGTAATGGAAAAGATCATCTAA
- a CDS encoding thiamine pyrophosphokinase, producing the protein MSSHHIVREKQEPALYIHHLGAFNEEYLGQLLEWSPTLIVNATLYEKIISLGLKVDLVVNPKGQDFFQENTKLIQASTEELDAVLDYLIAEKYPAVNVIDAKSNLRELGSYISEINIVVFTETEKSYAIKSGFSIWKPKGSIFKIEVISYFETSNLKPEENGDFSVINDGFVTFDFTTPYLFISEKL; encoded by the coding sequence ATGTCATCACATCACATTGTTCGCGAAAAACAGGAACCAGCACTGTATATCCATCATTTAGGTGCTTTTAATGAAGAGTATCTGGGGCAGCTGCTGGAATGGAGCCCAACCTTAATTGTCAATGCAACGCTCTATGAAAAAATCATCAGCCTTGGGTTAAAAGTAGACCTGGTAGTTAATCCTAAAGGTCAGGACTTCTTTCAGGAAAACACAAAGTTGATCCAGGCATCAACGGAGGAGTTAGATGCGGTATTGGATTACCTGATTGCAGAGAAATATCCGGCTGTGAATGTTATTGATGCTAAAAGTAACCTCAGGGAATTGGGGAGTTACATCTCTGAAATTAATATTGTGGTATTTACGGAAACTGAAAAATCTTATGCCATCAAATCAGGATTCAGTATTTGGAAACCTAAGGGAAGTATTTTTAAGATTGAAGTCATCTCTTATTTTGAAACCAGCAATCTGAAACCAGAAGAAAATGGTGATTTCAGCGTAATTAATGATGGATTTGTGACGTTTGATTTTACAACACCATATCTGTTCATCAGTGAAAAGCTATGA
- a CDS encoding RNA polymerase sigma factor: protein MDDHRRSIIKNWKLLVEGEKQGLYTCFNLFYDDLYRFGLSLYRDPELIKESIQNLFIELWAIRDKLGDVGNIQQYVFTIYKRIIYKTHQKSFSNDPENNLPLENVKEEVLSVRSYESILIASQEDEYLKKRLKHALAKLTPRQKEIILMRYYECLSFKEIAHKTLLTERTVYNTLHNAINALRENLLFIWPFF from the coding sequence ATGGATGATCATCGTCGCAGTATCATAAAAAACTGGAAGCTGTTAGTGGAAGGGGAAAAACAAGGCCTGTATACCTGTTTCAATCTCTTTTATGACGATCTATACCGGTTTGGCCTGTCTTTATACCGGGACCCGGAGCTGATAAAAGAAAGCATTCAGAATTTATTTATAGAACTTTGGGCCATACGGGATAAACTGGGTGATGTAGGGAATATTCAGCAGTATGTTTTTACCATTTACAAACGGATCATTTATAAGACTCACCAAAAATCGTTCAGCAATGATCCTGAAAACAACCTTCCCTTAGAAAATGTTAAAGAAGAAGTACTAAGTGTGAGATCCTATGAATCGATCTTAATTGCAAGCCAGGAAGATGAGTACCTGAAAAAGAGGTTGAAGCACGCCCTTGCAAAATTAACGCCCCGGCAGAAAGAGATCATCCTCATGCGCTATTATGAATGTCTGTCCTTTAAAGAGATCGCGCACAAGACGCTGCTAACAGAAAGAACGGTTTACAATACCCTTCATAATGCCATCAATGCCTTGCGCGAAAATCTTCTTTTTATCTGGCCATTCTTCTAA
- a CDS encoding DUF5009 domain-containing protein: protein MTGSTPLKDSGKRLVAIDALRAVVMVLMIFVNDLWTLTGVPVWLEHAAADANEMGLADVVFPAFLFIVGLSVPYAVHSRRKKGDNDLQLFLHISSRTVALLIMGFFHVNMEGYSETALLSKPLWQILVTISFFLIWLDYSSYKATLSKWLKVLGMLLLIGMAVLFESDEASGIMAMKVQWWGILGLIGWAYFISSCVFLFSGGKLLLQILVFLFFLGFSIANNLGWLDLFEQIRPYIWIAGDGAMPALPMAGIITALLYRKFGSKSSNFWVGIMAFSILLFLFGYFTNPLWGISKIRATPSWTSICAGITAIAFALMVYLTEVLSLQKWYLPVKPAGTSTLTCYLLPYIHYALLTLMSIPQLPLFLRTGEVGLLKSLCYALIIVMITGLLEKRKIRLKI from the coding sequence ATGACAGGCAGTACACCATTGAAAGATTCAGGAAAACGCCTGGTAGCTATTGATGCTTTAAGAGCTGTGGTAATGGTTCTCATGATCTTCGTAAATGACCTCTGGACGTTAACAGGAGTTCCGGTCTGGTTGGAGCATGCAGCAGCTGATGCCAATGAGATGGGCCTTGCTGATGTTGTGTTCCCTGCTTTTTTATTCATCGTGGGGTTGTCTGTTCCTTATGCGGTTCACAGCAGAAGGAAAAAAGGGGATAATGATTTGCAGCTCTTTTTACATATCTCTTCCCGTACGGTTGCACTGCTCATTATGGGATTTTTTCATGTGAATATGGAAGGGTATAGTGAGACTGCTCTGCTTAGCAAGCCACTATGGCAAATCCTGGTTACGATAAGTTTCTTTCTGATCTGGCTGGACTATTCTTCCTACAAAGCGACTTTAAGTAAATGGCTGAAGGTTCTTGGAATGCTATTGCTCATTGGAATGGCCGTTTTATTTGAAAGCGATGAGGCATCCGGAATTATGGCAATGAAAGTTCAATGGTGGGGGATCTTAGGGCTGATTGGCTGGGCTTACTTTATCTCCAGTTGTGTCTTTCTTTTTTCAGGCGGAAAATTGCTGCTGCAGATCTTAGTATTTTTGTTTTTTCTTGGTTTTAGTATCGCCAATAATCTGGGATGGCTGGACCTTTTTGAGCAGATACGGCCCTACATATGGATTGCAGGAGACGGAGCGATGCCTGCTTTACCAATGGCGGGAATCATCACGGCATTACTATATCGTAAATTTGGAAGCAAAAGTTCAAATTTCTGGGTAGGCATTATGGCTTTCAGCATATTGTTGTTCTTGTTTGGCTATTTTACAAATCCTTTATGGGGAATTTCCAAAATAAGAGCCACGCCATCCTGGACGAGTATCTGTGCAGGCATAACAGCCATTGCTTTTGCACTGATGGTTTACCTGACGGAGGTTTTAAGCCTGCAGAAGTGGTATTTGCCGGTTAAACCTGCAGGAACGAGTACATTAACCTGTTATCTTTTACCTTATATTCATTATGCATTGCTGACCCTGATGAGCATTCCTCAATTGCCTCTTTTCTTAAGAACAGGAGAAGTGGGGCTACTCAAATCTTTGTGTTATGCGTTGATTATAGTAATGATTACCGGATTACTGGAAAAGCGAAAGATCCGGCTAAAGATTTAA
- a CDS encoding glycosyl hydrolase family 18 protein, producing the protein MGNIKHLMLYVVLLTCLVGCKKGKEADYDDNFHPRIIDNNGVFTSPNRIIFQGQSAIYSGLAFSPKPIEKTKISWKVNNKEVSTDTTFTFAPVAGGEYEIKVEATYNGQTSTRISKVLVSPSTYTPKTFTNVAVAYLTENAVAASVDYATVTHIVYTGARVTPTGAVDFSKGNQAQNLDEQVARAHINKVPLLLGVTGTLSGIDGWSLYNNADFGSVISDPVKRVALATTIAQYVTDHKVDGVDILMTDLGNDDAAITNKNMQSIGPFLSLLRTALPTQLLTVSVTTNYLHWDYPVADFAKADWVNVHAYEDGVHVGPDAPRGQPSGFDFMVAGADIWKNKMPKEKIVIGIPAFGLRYNEINAAGNNLGWGSYDYMPFKDILSLDPNAHQKEMSDIKFGVYYNGIPLVDKKAAYIKSNGFKGAYLYAGDYDVKGANSLMGAIYKTLN; encoded by the coding sequence ATGGGAAATATTAAACACCTGATGCTTTATGTGGTTTTACTAACTTGTTTAGTAGGTTGTAAAAAGGGAAAGGAAGCAGATTACGATGATAATTTTCATCCCAGAATTATAGATAATAACGGGGTTTTTACCAGCCCCAACAGAATCATATTCCAGGGGCAGTCTGCTATATATTCGGGACTGGCATTTTCCCCTAAGCCGATAGAGAAAACGAAAATTTCCTGGAAAGTCAACAATAAGGAAGTATCAACGGATACCACTTTTACCTTTGCTCCGGTAGCGGGGGGAGAATATGAGATTAAAGTGGAGGCTACTTATAACGGTCAGACTTCTACGCGCATCTCAAAAGTGTTGGTGAGCCCCTCTACCTATACACCCAAAACTTTTACGAATGTGGCGGTAGCTTATCTGACAGAAAATGCAGTCGCTGCAAGTGTTGACTATGCAACAGTAACACATATTGTGTATACCGGAGCAAGGGTAACCCCAACAGGAGCTGTGGATTTCTCTAAAGGCAACCAGGCACAGAATCTTGATGAACAGGTGGCAAGGGCTCACATCAACAAAGTGCCGTTGTTACTAGGAGTAACAGGAACCTTATCAGGAATCGATGGCTGGTCGCTTTATAATAATGCTGATTTTGGATCAGTGATTAGCGATCCTGTGAAAAGGGTTGCGCTGGCGACAACAATAGCTCAATATGTAACTGACCATAAAGTGGACGGGGTAGATATCCTGATGACGGACCTGGGAAATGACGATGCAGCAATTACCAACAAGAACATGCAGTCAATAGGTCCGTTTTTATCACTGCTCCGTACGGCCTTGCCTACACAATTGTTGACTGTCTCTGTGACCACTAATTATTTGCACTGGGACTATCCGGTGGCCGATTTTGCTAAAGCAGACTGGGTTAATGTGCATGCTTATGAAGATGGGGTTCATGTTGGTCCGGATGCACCAAGGGGGCAGCCTTCCGGGTTTGACTTTATGGTTGCAGGGGCGGATATCTGGAAAAATAAGATGCCTAAAGAAAAAATCGTTATTGGTATTCCAGCATTTGGTTTACGCTATAATGAGATCAATGCTGCGGGAAATAACCTTGGCTGGGGTTCTTATGATTACATGCCTTTTAAGGATATCCTGAGCCTGGATCCTAATGCTCATCAGAAAGAAATGTCGGACATTAAATTTGGCGTATATTACAATGGTATTCCATTGGTGGATAAAAAAGCTGCATATATCAAATCAAATGGTTTCAAGGGAGCTTACCTCTACGCCGGCGACTATGATGTAAAAGGAGCAAACTCATTAATGGGCGCGATTTATAAAACACTAAACTAA
- a CDS encoding glycosyl hydrolase family 18 protein, producing MKNIRLLAHLICFSLMLTGCSKNPVTAAEPEIEKVERFKVIGYLFADGDLLVKPATIDFNKITHLNIAFINPDASGIFAPVKGLAELVKKAHQQQVKVIAAIAGGNPPQYLKDLLKPDKRKVLVGGLIQLTRTYNLDGIDVDLEGDFVNEDYEAFVTDLSAALKKENKLMTAAVATWNSAAYSDKALALFDLINIMSYDQTGPWRKDKPGPHSTYEAAEADFNHWNVLRNIPAERLILGLPFYAYGFGADIPESLTYGEIVQLYPGAEKVDLWELPGKGTFYYNGWPTLQKKLSYARQKKAGGVMIWQLLGDAGGALSLLNAIHREIEN from the coding sequence ATGAAAAATATAAGATTATTGGCCCACCTCATTTGCTTTTCCCTGATGCTGACGGGATGTAGTAAGAATCCGGTGACCGCAGCGGAACCAGAAATAGAAAAAGTTGAACGCTTTAAAGTAATTGGATACCTGTTTGCCGATGGGGATTTACTGGTTAAACCTGCTACGATTGATTTTAACAAAATCACCCATTTAAACATCGCTTTTATTAATCCCGATGCTTCGGGAATTTTCGCTCCTGTTAAAGGGTTAGCGGAACTGGTGAAGAAAGCACATCAGCAGCAAGTAAAGGTGATTGCGGCTATTGCAGGAGGAAATCCTCCTCAGTACCTTAAAGATCTGCTAAAACCAGATAAAAGAAAGGTATTAGTGGGTGGGTTAATACAACTGACCCGGACTTACAACCTGGATGGAATAGATGTAGATCTGGAGGGCGATTTTGTGAATGAAGATTACGAAGCCTTTGTAACTGATTTATCTGCTGCCCTTAAAAAAGAAAATAAGCTGATGACGGCTGCGGTGGCCACCTGGAATTCTGCTGCTTATTCTGACAAAGCATTGGCTTTATTTGACCTGATCAATATCATGTCTTATGACCAGACCGGGCCATGGCGAAAGGATAAACCCGGGCCTCATTCTACCTATGAGGCTGCAGAGGCAGATTTTAATCATTGGAATGTGTTAAGAAATATTCCCGCAGAGCGGCTCATCCTTGGGCTTCCGTTTTATGCTTATGGTTTTGGAGCAGATATTCCCGAAAGTCTGACCTATGGAGAAATTGTACAACTGTACCCTGGTGCTGAAAAGGTTGACCTTTGGGAATTACCCGGCAAGGGAACCTTTTACTATAACGGTTGGCCCACCCTACAGAAAAAACTTTCTTATGCCCGGCAAAAGAAAGCTGGAGGAGTGATGATCTGGCAACTTTTGGGAGATGCCGGCGGAGCACTTTCTCTGCTCAATGCAATCCACAGAGAAATTGAAAATTAA
- a CDS encoding SusD/RagB family nutrient-binding outer membrane lipoprotein — translation MKTILKTYLLSLLTIVGLFSSCKKFGDTNIDPTRSSNLDPSVQLSLIQLRFSGDLNVNERTTFMMTMPLVQHIAGPYSNRWGGIYFRDPNIMGVLWEDSYGSDLVNVVDAVKRTTNVPDKTNLNAICRIMKVYNFARMTDLYGDLPYSEAGLGIKAKFDTQEEIYTNFFQELKAARAQLDGGKDVVKGDLFYGGDINAWKKFASSLRLRLAMRLVKRDPVKAKAEAQQAYNEGVFTSNGDVCKLDHEDIQNPYEDGKGNIRGNGVSASFFNGGGIPGRFTTPFLDQLRTTNDPRMKYMVKYYVDIPGGNPLSRIDLTEPLVEKVGYVGVIPGSYIWDGFLPNVIVDIPGKGPYTAVNNDQKAQPANFLLRFNAPFLHLTYSEVELLLAEATVRFGPSFGGTAASHFEKGVTAAFQQLGFFPGGPTVPANEINTFIQGNQLISGREIETINKQLWITLFLNGPEAYANWRRSGFPNLLPAVGVSETGESLTIPRRFEYPYLEEEQNKANFEKVLPALGGVDSWTKRVWWDKE, via the coding sequence ATGAAAACGATTTTAAAGACATACCTCCTCAGTTTATTAACGATTGTTGGATTATTCAGCTCTTGTAAAAAATTTGGGGATACAAATATTGATCCTACAAGATCCTCTAACCTGGACCCCTCGGTACAGCTTTCGTTAATTCAACTCCGGTTTTCGGGTGATCTCAATGTGAATGAACGAACCACTTTTATGATGACCATGCCTTTGGTACAACATATTGCCGGACCTTATAGCAACCGTTGGGGAGGAATATATTTCAGGGATCCTAATATCATGGGGGTGCTTTGGGAGGACTCTTACGGAAGTGATCTGGTGAATGTAGTTGATGCGGTAAAAAGAACAACTAATGTGCCTGATAAAACCAATCTGAATGCGATTTGCCGCATTATGAAGGTGTATAACTTTGCAAGGATGACTGACTTGTATGGTGACCTTCCCTATAGCGAAGCGGGTCTTGGCATTAAAGCCAAATTTGATACTCAGGAAGAAATTTACACTAACTTTTTTCAGGAATTAAAAGCGGCCCGGGCGCAGCTTGATGGAGGAAAGGATGTGGTAAAGGGAGATTTGTTCTACGGCGGGGACATCAATGCCTGGAAGAAATTTGCCAGCTCCTTACGTTTAAGACTGGCCATGCGCCTGGTAAAACGGGATCCGGTAAAAGCAAAGGCCGAAGCTCAGCAGGCTTATAATGAGGGTGTCTTTACCAGTAATGGAGATGTCTGTAAGCTGGATCATGAAGATATTCAGAATCCTTATGAAGATGGTAAAGGAAATATCCGGGGTAATGGTGTATCGGCTTCATTCTTTAACGGAGGAGGAATTCCCGGACGTTTTACCACCCCATTTCTTGATCAGCTCCGGACAACAAATGATCCCAGAATGAAATATATGGTAAAATACTATGTAGATATCCCTGGTGGTAATCCTTTAAGCAGGATTGATCTTACTGAGCCTCTGGTAGAAAAAGTAGGCTATGTTGGCGTGATTCCTGGAAGCTATATATGGGATGGATTTTTACCAAATGTCATTGTAGATATCCCTGGAAAGGGACCCTATACTGCAGTTAATAATGACCAGAAAGCACAACCTGCAAATTTCCTGCTTCGTTTTAATGCCCCATTTCTGCATCTCACCTATTCAGAGGTAGAGCTTTTACTGGCCGAAGCTACGGTTCGGTTTGGACCATCTTTTGGCGGAACAGCTGCAAGCCATTTTGAAAAAGGAGTCACAGCTGCTTTTCAGCAACTGGGGTTCTTTCCGGGAGGACCAACAGTTCCGGCTAATGAAATCAACACCTTTATTCAGGGAAACCAATTGATCTCGGGAAGAGAGATTGAGACGATTAATAAACAGCTGTGGATTACATTATTCTTAAACGGGCCTGAAGCTTATGCCAACTGGAGAAGGTCTGGTTTCCCTAATCTGCTGCCTGCAGTAGGTGTGTCTGAAACCGGAGAAAGCCTGACTATTCCAAGAAGGTTTGAATATCCTTACCTGGAAGAGGAACAGAATAAGGCAAACTTTGAAAAAGTTTTACCGGCATTAGGTGGGGTAGACAGCTGGACTAAAAGAGTATGGTGGGATAAGGAATAA
- a CDS encoding SusC/RagA family TonB-linked outer membrane protein has product MKKKLPPYYFFYGLLLKTCLSSILILSFSGFAQSKDKLYSFNWKNTTVLTAFKQIEGQAGVHFSYNPLDLNVNTRIDLKIEKQKIDEVLNAIAKKVSIKYQINGQTIMIQSYQPVPHMNTIFTLTGKVNDEKGSAIPGVVVVNTKNNKTVATNAEGGFSIPADQGDVIRFRMLGFQETAIVATEQQKSVTIVLREATTELQEAVVTALGIKREQKSLGYSVSEVDGKGLKKAREINVINSLAGKVPGLIITGTAGGPAGSSRVIIRGSTTVTGNNQPLYVVDGVPIDNSNYGGTGSGQYAGGLDFGDAISAINPDDVDKISVLKGASASALYGARAANGVILITTKKGIGSKDLGIEFNNTSSIESQLTSYDGYQSLYGQGTKQQLNTLAIQDYNTLTKNFGARIDPDLTVITGTGERRPYAYVKNNIDGFFRTGSTFTNTLSFTNASDVSSFRFSASNLTNKDIIPASGMHRNSFTFNGSSKFGSKITLEARAFYMNEKVNNRPSLADDPANIGNSFLSLANTVDQARFKNEYKNADGSYLDWNNGNQYRLNPYWVINEMKNKTTKDRLMGTLQLNYSILSWLNLQGRASADQTDLDFEKFSPRSTPGALTGTLDQTKRKLKTIEADLLLSAERQVTPSLNLSARLGSSITRSRADGSILQFTNQTVLDVVSPTSYTSQSVQPTAYRKGFNSVYGILAAGYKGYLYVDATLRQDAYSTLALGKNSKLYPSLSGSFIFTEALKIDKKILSFGKIRASIAQVASDTDPYLTDAYYATSPLPFKGQTIGGISTSIKPNADLKPTTTRSYEFGTELKFFGQRLGLDLTYYNSKSKDQLNIVPIPPSSGYKNEIRNAGVISNEGVEVALSGTPVSSKDFSWDINISFARNVNKVESLAPGTPFLSLSDARWLGVSVVAQPGALYGAILAFDYQKDPQGNIILNPIDLQPMLSPTRQIVGKGVFDWTGGLSSTFRYKNFSLGTIFDLKFGADLLSLTNYSAAGSGSLKTTLGGRAEWIKSEEDRQAAGKTIQEWTAAGMVRGLVPVGVVQIGTNPDGTPVYSQNTKAIDPSVYWGRILDVSNSVARPFIYDASYVKIREITLNYRLPSSLTARWGVKDVQVGLVSRNPFILYKNVPNVDPDSNYNNGNGQGIEYGSLPGRRSFGLNLNFRF; this is encoded by the coding sequence ATAAAATACCAGATCAATGGGCAGACCATTATGATACAGTCCTACCAGCCTGTACCCCATATGAATACCATTTTTACATTAACAGGAAAGGTAAACGATGAAAAAGGATCGGCCATCCCCGGTGTGGTAGTCGTCAATACGAAGAATAATAAAACTGTGGCAACTAATGCTGAAGGAGGATTTTCTATTCCGGCAGACCAGGGAGATGTGATTCGTTTCAGAATGTTGGGATTTCAGGAAACAGCGATTGTAGCCACTGAACAGCAAAAAAGTGTAACCATTGTTTTAAGAGAAGCGACTACTGAATTACAGGAGGCCGTGGTAACTGCCTTAGGAATTAAAAGAGAGCAAAAATCTTTAGGGTATTCCGTATCTGAAGTAGATGGAAAGGGATTGAAAAAAGCAAGAGAGATTAATGTTATCAACTCGCTAGCAGGCAAAGTTCCTGGATTGATTATCACCGGAACAGCCGGAGGACCTGCAGGATCTTCCCGTGTCATTATTCGTGGGAGTACAACTGTTACAGGCAATAACCAGCCGCTGTATGTGGTTGATGGAGTACCTATAGACAATTCTAACTATGGGGGGACAGGCTCCGGGCAATATGCGGGAGGGCTTGATTTTGGGGATGCCATTTCTGCTATCAATCCGGATGATGTGGATAAAATCAGTGTCCTGAAAGGGGCCTCCGCATCGGCTTTGTACGGAGCCAGAGCTGCTAACGGGGTAATTCTGATCACTACTAAAAAAGGAATTGGATCTAAAGACCTGGGGATTGAATTTAACAATACTTCATCTATTGAAAGTCAGCTGACCAGTTATGATGGTTATCAATCTCTGTATGGTCAGGGAACCAAGCAACAGTTAAATACATTGGCTATACAGGATTACAATACGTTAACCAAAAATTTTGGAGCCCGGATTGATCCGGATTTAACGGTCATTACCGGAACCGGCGAACGCAGACCTTATGCCTATGTGAAAAATAATATAGATGGTTTTTTTCGTACAGGTTCAACCTTTACCAATACGCTTTCCTTTACAAACGCTTCTGATGTTTCTTCTTTTCGGTTTTCTGCATCTAATCTGACAAATAAAGACATCATTCCGGCAAGTGGAATGCATAGGAACTCTTTTACTTTTAACGGGAGTTCTAAATTCGGATCTAAGATTACGCTGGAAGCAAGGGCCTTTTACATGAACGAAAAAGTGAACAATAGGCCATCACTGGCTGATGATCCAGCTAATATCGGAAACAGCTTCCTGTCTCTGGCAAATACTGTAGATCAGGCCCGTTTTAAAAATGAGTATAAAAATGCAGATGGAAGCTATCTGGACTGGAACAATGGAAACCAGTACCGCCTGAATCCTTACTGGGTTATCAATGAAATGAAAAATAAAACGACTAAAGATCGTTTAATGGGCACATTACAACTCAACTATAGCATTTTAAGCTGGTTGAATTTACAGGGAAGAGCATCCGCAGACCAGACAGATCTTGACTTTGAAAAATTTAGCCCAAGATCAACACCGGGAGCGCTCACCGGAACACTGGATCAAACAAAAAGGAAATTGAAAACCATAGAAGCAGACCTTTTGCTTTCTGCCGAGAGACAGGTGACCCCTTCTTTAAATTTATCTGCCCGTCTGGGAAGCAGCATTACCAGAAGTCGTGCGGATGGAAGTATCCTGCAGTTCACAAATCAGACCGTGTTAGATGTGGTAAGCCCAACCAGCTATACCTCTCAGTCGGTACAGCCCACTGCGTATAGAAAGGGCTTTAACTCTGTTTATGGGATCCTGGCAGCAGGTTATAAAGGATACCTGTATGTAGATGCTACACTTCGTCAGGATGCCTATTCAACCCTGGCTTTAGGAAAAAACAGTAAGCTTTATCCCTCATTGAGCGGGAGTTTTATCTTCACAGAAGCTTTGAAAATTGATAAAAAAATCTTGTCATTTGGTAAAATCAGGGCTTCCATAGCACAGGTTGCATCTGATACGGATCCTTACCTTACCGATGCATATTATGCCACAAGTCCGTTGCCATTTAAGGGACAGACGATCGGAGGGATTTCAACAAGTATTAAACCAAACGCTGACCTGAAGCCAACAACTACCCGTTCTTATGAATTTGGAACAGAACTTAAATTCTTTGGCCAGCGGCTGGGGCTTGACCTTACTTATTACAATTCGAAATCAAAAGATCAGCTAAATATCGTACCGATTCCTCCTTCTTCCGGGTACAAGAATGAAATCAGGAATGCAGGAGTGATCTCCAATGAGGGAGTAGAGGTTGCATTGAGTGGAACACCGGTCAGCAGCAAAGATTTTAGTTGGGATATCAACATCAGCTTTGCAAGAAATGTGAATAAGGTAGAATCTTTAGCTCCCGGAACACCCTTTTTAAGTCTTTCTGATGCCCGATGGCTTGGGGTATCTGTCGTTGCTCAGCCGGGTGCTTTGTATGGTGCAATTCTGGCTTTTGATTATCAGAAAGATCCTCAGGGAAACATTATACTCAATCCGATAGACCTTCAACCAATGCTAAGCCCTACGCGGCAAATTGTAGGTAAAGGAGTATTCGACTGGACTGGGGGATTGAGCAGTACATTCAGATATAAAAACTTTAGCCTGGGAACAATTTTCGACTTGAAATTTGGAGCAGATTTACTCTCTCTGACCAATTATTCTGCAGCCGGTTCCGGAAGTCTGAAAACAACATTGGGGGGAAGAGCAGAGTGGATAAAGTCTGAAGAAGATCGTCAGGCCGCAGGAAAAACCATTCAGGAGTGGACAGCAGCTGGTATGGTAAGAGGACTTGTTCCGGTAGGCGTAGTTCAGATAGGGACCAATCCTGATGGAACTCCGGTATATAGCCAAAATACCAAAGCGATCGATCCTTCAGTGTATTGGGGAAGAATCCTCGATGTTTCGAACTCCGTTGCCAGACCTTTTATTTATGATGCTTCTTATGTTAAGATCAGAGAAATTACTTTGAATTATCGCCTTCCTTCATCATTGACTGCCAGGTGGGGAGTAAAAGATGTGCAGGTAGGCTTAGTGAGCCGAAATCCATTTATTCTTTACAAAAATGTCCCGAATGTTGATCCCGATTCGAATTATAATAACGGAAATGGGCAAGGCATTGAATATGGCTCTCTTCCGGGCAGACGCAGCTTTGGACTTAATTTAAATTTTAGATTTTAA